One window of Halococcus salifodinae DSM 8989 genomic DNA carries:
- a CDS encoding ABC transporter substrate-binding protein — MSERTRRQLLAAGGIAAGSVVGLAGCVGQGNPGSSDAEGTNTTATTSNMGQLTVAYVPIYPNMQHYIMQEEGYYESISSAVTVERFSNGPSVVKAFASDEVDIALFGITPAMVLVDKGKAANVLAANSRNGFRVMATSAFADLYTNQQGDAFSAFENQHGRKMKFGVPPDGSVPDVVLRYWIEQDLDLGEMESVIDKVKLSPAKAPQTIQAGEIDATMIQEPFATVIASEQGFGEVAWSGEILPGHPVTVTFVQNSVPGSVAEQFVEQHSKATQFLRENPKKAAEDAAAVIGSGVSTELAREAIDSQASDFLSDPHELRDQAATMAEFVKEVGNTDSVVSPDQLFDFEVYDTVSNQ, encoded by the coding sequence ATGAGTGAACGCACCCGGCGGCAGCTCCTCGCAGCAGGTGGGATAGCAGCGGGTAGTGTGGTGGGACTGGCCGGCTGTGTCGGCCAGGGCAATCCCGGCAGCAGCGATGCTGAAGGAACCAACACTACTGCCACGACGAGTAATATGGGGCAGCTCACTGTCGCCTACGTGCCGATCTACCCGAATATGCAGCACTACATCATGCAAGAGGAGGGCTACTACGAATCGATCTCCTCGGCAGTGACCGTCGAACGGTTCTCGAACGGTCCGAGCGTCGTCAAGGCGTTCGCGAGCGACGAGGTCGATATCGCGCTGTTCGGGATCACGCCAGCGATGGTGCTCGTCGACAAGGGCAAAGCGGCGAACGTACTGGCGGCGAACAGCCGGAACGGGTTCCGGGTGATGGCGACGAGCGCGTTCGCTGATCTGTACACGAACCAGCAGGGGGATGCATTCTCGGCGTTCGAGAACCAGCACGGGAGGAAGATGAAATTCGGCGTTCCACCCGACGGGAGCGTTCCGGACGTCGTCCTGCGATACTGGATCGAGCAGGATCTCGATCTCGGTGAGATGGAGTCGGTGATCGACAAGGTGAAGCTGTCCCCGGCGAAGGCCCCACAGACGATCCAGGCGGGTGAGATCGACGCGACGATGATCCAGGAGCCGTTTGCGACGGTGATCGCGAGCGAGCAGGGCTTCGGTGAGGTCGCATGGTCTGGTGAGATCCTTCCGGGGCACCCAGTAACCGTGACGTTCGTCCAGAACAGTGTCCCTGGGAGCGTTGCCGAACAGTTCGTCGAACAGCACAGCAAAGCAACGCAGTTCCTCCGCGAGAACCCAAAGAAAGCGGCCGAAGACGCCGCGGCGGTCATCGGGTCGGGTGTCAGTACCGAACTGGCGCGGGAGGCGATCGACTCCCAGGCGTCCGATTTCCTCTCCGATCCACATGAACTCAGAGATCAGGCGGCGACGATGGCCGAGTTCGTCAAAGAGGTCGGAAACACGGATTCGGTGGTCTCGCCCGACCAACTGTTCGACTTCGAGGTCTACGATACCGTCTCGAACCAATGA
- a CDS encoding PstS family phosphate ABC transporter substrate-binding protein yields the protein MMQESPVSRRAVLAGGAGLCAGLAGCISTSATPPSQAGGNDSGGGGGNENVPTLRLGGSSTVFPIVDRAASFWGTNAAPPDEEYWTPDEYGISTDERLADYWAGQYGFDAIDSETPPIAVSVELSHSGTGLENLRKGRLDLGNSSAPVKAEFPELEQAELSKYTDHVVGVDAQPIVVSGAIAEAGVEKISAETLKGIYAGDITDWRDVPGYEGPKVEIQTVGRAEGSGTDTAFRNNLFGDSDAPIPGVDSRKGQNQQVRQIVANSDNAIAYMALAFVDDSVSTIALTFDGTEYVPGENLAEGGYPLARDLHCYTWDGTSKKEAAFVRMILSEYGQANFVKGAGYAVLTDKRQQRQRDKLPTPQQ from the coding sequence ATGATGCAGGAGAGCCCAGTGAGTCGGCGCGCAGTGCTGGCCGGTGGAGCCGGCCTCTGTGCGGGACTCGCCGGTTGTATCAGTACGAGTGCGACGCCGCCGAGTCAGGCAGGCGGGAACGATTCGGGTGGTGGCGGTGGCAACGAGAACGTCCCGACGCTCCGTCTGGGTGGCTCCTCGACGGTGTTCCCGATCGTCGACAGGGCGGCGTCGTTCTGGGGGACGAACGCCGCTCCACCCGACGAAGAGTACTGGACGCCCGACGAGTACGGGATCAGTACCGACGAGCGCCTCGCGGACTACTGGGCGGGACAGTACGGTTTCGATGCGATCGACAGCGAGACGCCCCCGATCGCGGTGTCGGTGGAGCTCAGCCACTCGGGAACGGGGCTCGAAAACCTCCGGAAGGGACGGCTCGACCTCGGGAACTCGAGCGCACCCGTGAAAGCCGAGTTCCCCGAGTTGGAGCAAGCCGAGCTCTCGAAGTACACGGATCACGTCGTCGGTGTCGACGCCCAGCCGATCGTCGTGAGCGGGGCGATCGCCGAGGCCGGCGTCGAGAAGATCTCGGCTGAGACCCTGAAGGGGATCTACGCCGGCGACATCACGGACTGGCGGGACGTTCCGGGCTACGAGGGACCGAAAGTAGAGATCCAGACGGTCGGGCGCGCCGAGGGCTCGGGCACCGACACCGCGTTCCGGAACAACCTCTTCGGCGATTCGGACGCCCCGATCCCCGGCGTCGACAGCCGGAAAGGGCAAAACCAGCAGGTCAGACAGATCGTCGCGAACTCCGACAACGCGATCGCGTACATGGCGCTCGCGTTCGTCGACGACTCCGTCTCCACGATCGCGCTGACGTTCGACGGCACCGAGTACGTGCCCGGCGAGAACCTCGCGGAGGGTGGCTACCCGCTCGCGCGTGATCTCCACTGTTACACGTGGGACGGCACGTCGAAGAAGGAGGCCGCGTTCGTCCGGATGATTCTCAGCGAGTACGGCCAGGCGAACTTCGTGAAGGGTGCGGGCTACGCGGTACTGACCGACAAACGACAGCAACGCCAGCGCGACAAGCTTCCGACCCCGCAGCAATGA
- the pstC gene encoding phosphate ABC transporter permease subunit PstC: MSTGTGLSGRMEGVAGGMGHVGGLVLATLLATAVTFFLAPGLVVYPLAAVVVSVAYGWVADEATTARTLALAATVVTVLVLGLIMIYLVARSFPAFRAMGLDILTKTDGTLWASSEAIYSLVPMMWGTLVTTLIAVVIAAPLGVAGAVFISEMAPDWARNVLKPAVEALAGIPSIVYGFIGFTVLNRFMMDEFALPDFGSLFVVGTVIGAMALPTVVSVAEDAITSVPGPMKDGSLALGATGWQTTTDVTVPAAFSGISAAVLLGVGRAVGETMAATVILANVTELPDPLYDVFGNTITLTSLIASQYGIASGLQMSALFAAGVVLFVTVLGLSLGSQYIERRMQRKLGGSE; this comes from the coding sequence ATGAGCACCGGGACCGGACTTTCGGGACGGATGGAAGGGGTCGCTGGCGGGATGGGCCACGTCGGCGGGCTCGTCCTCGCGACGCTGCTCGCCACCGCGGTCACGTTCTTCCTCGCGCCGGGGCTCGTCGTGTACCCGCTCGCGGCGGTCGTCGTGAGCGTGGCCTACGGCTGGGTCGCCGACGAGGCGACGACCGCCCGCACGCTCGCACTCGCGGCGACGGTCGTGACGGTGCTCGTCCTCGGGCTGATCATGATCTATCTCGTCGCGCGGTCGTTCCCGGCGTTCCGGGCGATGGGTCTCGACATTTTGACGAAGACCGACGGGACGCTGTGGGCATCGAGCGAGGCGATCTACTCGCTCGTCCCGATGATGTGGGGGACGCTGGTCACGACGCTCATTGCGGTCGTGATCGCGGCCCCGCTCGGCGTCGCGGGCGCGGTGTTCATCAGCGAGATGGCCCCCGACTGGGCACGGAACGTCCTCAAACCCGCGGTGGAGGCGCTCGCGGGGATTCCGTCGATCGTCTACGGTTTCATCGGGTTCACGGTTCTCAACCGGTTCATGATGGACGAGTTCGCGCTGCCGGACTTCGGCAGCCTGTTCGTGGTGGGGACCGTGATCGGCGCGATGGCGCTGCCCACCGTGGTCTCCGTGGCCGAGGACGCGATCACGAGCGTGCCCGGCCCAATGAAGGACGGCTCGCTCGCGCTTGGTGCGACCGGCTGGCAGACCACGACCGACGTCACGGTGCCCGCGGCCTTTTCCGGCATCTCCGCCGCTGTCCTCCTTGGTGTGGGGCGCGCGGTCGGCGAGACCATGGCCGCGACGGTGATTCTCGCCAACGTCACGGAGCTGCCCGACCCGCTGTACGACGTGTTCGGCAACACCATCACGCTCACGAGCCTGATCGCCAGCCAGTACGGCATCGCGAGCGGTCTCCAGATGAGCGCGCTGTTCGCCGCCGGCGTCGTCCTCTTCGTGACGGTGCTCGGTCTCAGTCTCGGCTCGCAGTACATCGAACGCCGGATGCAGCGCAAACTCGGGGGGAGTGAGTGA
- the pstA gene encoding phosphate ABC transporter permease PstA — protein MAETSTSALTRGTSGSLRYAAGAVTGLGVGVLLVSLLAFAGAIPTGTVAGVPLLDLLAVVLGAGALGMIGVGTASSAGLLDTTPDHTAGTSIAAVFGVLGFVAGSLVAAQTLGLATLWPLGGIAGAALGVGLALVPREDVALAATGGGFALITSLVVLTGVIGSNWSWQPSGLSVVFSADTTVPLLFGVAGLLLAWVGAQAIAGFGTQGKARGASLLVSANAAGMIALLVVLVSFIAVRGWGPMTEGIRYGLFWEPLTWFQVPIWNQWVIVDAPTIWFYWPFAMEGVAITNPVNGVAPAIVGTVWLVVGAVTFAVPLGVGTAVFLTEYAEQGRITALVEIATNGLWSTPSVVYGLFGLAFLVPRIGNQSTLLSGMIVLGFMLLPLVVITSREALLNVPDEYRDASAALGVSRWETIKTIVLPAAMPGVITGTILGVGRIAGETAPILLVLTGEPFPAEGPDLLDFSAGFTSSFPFVEVSAINPDALLQSATALPYQLFATITAGVGDVSEGFRWGTALVLLLVVMSFYAVGIASRIYFRRKLDA, from the coding sequence ATGGCCGAAACGAGCACATCCGCCCTCACTCGCGGTACGTCCGGCTCGCTCCGGTACGCGGCTGGCGCGGTCACCGGCCTCGGCGTCGGTGTCCTGCTCGTGAGCCTGCTCGCGTTCGCGGGGGCGATCCCGACCGGCACCGTCGCGGGCGTCCCGCTGCTCGATCTGCTCGCGGTCGTCCTCGGAGCGGGGGCGCTCGGTATGATCGGTGTCGGGACCGCCTCGTCGGCAGGACTGCTCGACACGACGCCGGATCACACCGCGGGCACGTCGATCGCGGCGGTGTTCGGGGTTCTCGGCTTCGTCGCCGGCAGCCTCGTAGCTGCACAGACGCTCGGGCTGGCGACGCTCTGGCCGCTCGGCGGAATCGCGGGCGCGGCGCTCGGCGTCGGTCTCGCGCTCGTCCCGCGCGAAGACGTGGCGCTCGCCGCGACCGGCGGCGGGTTCGCGCTGATCACGAGCCTCGTCGTTCTCACCGGCGTCATCGGCTCGAACTGGTCGTGGCAGCCGAGCGGACTGTCGGTCGTTTTCAGCGCCGACACGACCGTGCCGCTGCTGTTCGGCGTCGCCGGCCTGCTGCTCGCGTGGGTCGGCGCACAGGCGATCGCCGGGTTCGGCACGCAGGGCAAGGCGCGCGGCGCGTCGCTGCTCGTGAGCGCGAACGCCGCGGGGATGATCGCGCTGCTCGTGGTGCTGGTTTCGTTCATCGCCGTCCGCGGGTGGGGGCCGATGACCGAGGGAATCCGATACGGGCTGTTCTGGGAGCCGCTCACGTGGTTTCAGGTCCCGATCTGGAACCAGTGGGTCATCGTCGACGCGCCGACGATCTGGTTTTACTGGCCGTTCGCGATGGAAGGCGTCGCGATCACCAACCCAGTAAACGGCGTCGCCCCCGCAATCGTCGGCACGGTCTGGCTGGTGGTCGGCGCGGTGACGTTCGCGGTGCCGCTCGGGGTCGGAACTGCGGTGTTCCTGACCGAGTACGCCGAGCAGGGCCGGATCACCGCGCTGGTCGAGATCGCGACCAACGGGCTCTGGAGCACGCCGAGCGTGGTCTACGGCCTGTTCGGGCTCGCGTTCCTCGTCCCACGGATCGGCAACCAGAGCACGCTGCTGTCGGGAATGATCGTGCTCGGGTTCATGTTACTGCCGCTCGTGGTCATCACGAGCCGGGAGGCGCTGCTCAACGTCCCCGACGAGTACCGCGACGCGAGCGCCGCGCTCGGGGTCAGCCGGTGGGAGACGATCAAGACCATCGTGTTGCCGGCCGCAATGCCGGGCGTCATCACCGGCACGATCCTCGGCGTCGGCCGGATCGCAGGCGAGACGGCACCCATTTTGCTGGTGCTCACCGGCGAGCCGTTCCCCGCCGAAGGGCCCGATCTTCTCGACTTCTCGGCCGGGTTCACGTCGTCGTTCCCGTTCGTGGAGGTGAGCGCGATCAACCCGGACGCACTGCTCCAGTCCGCGACCGCGCTGCCCTACCAGCTGTTCGCCACCATCACTGCGGGTGTCGGCGACGTCTCCGAGGGCTTCAGATGGGGGACGGCGCTCGTCCTCCTGTTGGTGGTGATGAGCTTCTACGCCGTCGGTATCGCCTCGCGAATCTACTTCCGGAGGAAACTCGACGCATGA
- the pstB gene encoding phosphate ABC transporter ATP-binding protein PstB: MSTTQTEPEERPERTAAETDERIDPAWTEYGFDGRTKLAVDSLDVHYGDERAIDDVSLEIPEESVTALIGPSGCGKSTFLRCLNRMNDRIDAARVDGSVRFDDEEIYGDSTDLVELRKRVGMVFQQPNPFPKSIRDNVAYGPRKHGEVETGLLSRLFGRGDGTNEDDLVERSLRQAAIWDEVKDRLDDNALGLSGGQQQRLCIARCLAVGPDVILMDEPASALDPIATSKIEDLIEDLAEDYTVVVVTHNMQQAARISDQTAVFLTGGELVEYGDTDQIFENPESQRVEDYITGKFG; encoded by the coding sequence ATGAGTACGACACAAACCGAACCAGAGGAACGACCCGAACGCACCGCCGCCGAAACCGACGAACGCATCGATCCCGCGTGGACCGAGTACGGGTTCGACGGCCGGACGAAACTCGCCGTCGACAGCCTCGACGTCCACTACGGCGACGAGCGCGCGATCGACGACGTCAGTCTCGAGATCCCCGAGGAGAGCGTCACCGCGCTGATCGGGCCCTCGGGCTGTGGGAAGTCGACGTTCCTCCGGTGTCTCAACCGGATGAACGATCGGATCGACGCCGCACGGGTCGACGGCTCGGTCAGATTCGACGACGAAGAGATCTACGGCGACAGTACCGATCTCGTCGAACTGCGAAAGCGCGTCGGAATGGTGTTCCAGCAGCCGAACCCGTTCCCGAAGTCGATTCGGGACAACGTCGCCTACGGTCCCCGGAAACACGGCGAGGTCGAGACAGGGCTGCTCTCTCGGCTGTTCGGCCGCGGTGACGGAACGAACGAAGACGATCTCGTCGAACGGTCGCTCCGGCAGGCGGCGATCTGGGACGAGGTGAAAGACCGGCTCGACGACAACGCACTCGGACTCTCCGGTGGCCAGCAGCAGCGCCTCTGCATCGCCCGCTGTCTCGCGGTCGGCCCCGACGTCATCCTGATGGACGAGCCTGCAAGCGCGCTCGACCCCATCGCCACCTCGAAGATCGAGGATCTCATCGAGGACCTCGCCGAGGACTACACCGTGGTCGTCGTCACCCACAACATGCAGCAGGCCGCCCGCATCTCCGACCAGACCGCCGTGTTCCTCACCGGCGGCGAACTCGTCGAGTACGGCGACACCGACCAAATCTTCGAGAACCCCGAAAGCCAGCGCGTCGAGGACTATATTACGGGGAAGTTCGGGTAG
- a CDS encoding molybdopterin oxidoreductase family protein, translating into MSQERLDERTETTCPRCAVGCRLRYDEATGRATGVEGARVNREGRLCPKGIAAFEGLDEDRLTTPLVRRDGDLESVSWEEALDRVASGIERVRERHGPDALAFFGAPRCTNEENYLLQKIARSLGTNNADNRARSCHDATAEAMEARLGSGGTTNSLDDLAEADVFLVAGANPAERQPIAFDRCVRPAVNDGAALLHLDPRANRTTRLATQHLAPHPGRDALAVALLVRAILDAGLEDRAFVAERTTGFDAFARSMERFDVAADAERAGLDPAAVREAAETFGEADRAAVVTGTGIEDDEGTTPNALLDLLLVTGNLGKRGVGMNPFRGLVNEQGASDMGARPDCLPGEAPVSDADARARVAAEWGVEPPAESGRSEPDLVREFGSGVRGAFVLGENPAVNRLDDATSERLFADLDFLAVQDVAPNETTAFADVVLPASAWAEKEGTVTNLDRQVQALRPAASPPGRARRDFDVLADLGARLTDIDFEYDGPPAVFDEMTRVNPLYAGMEYEGVLDGGERWPFSEGESEGQDILHRKRFRTGRQRAPLEPIDVAASGTAGDDRDSGDGDGLVLLTESRVDEDAGSPSARREAATVQINPADAATRDIVDGAQVAVESDRGTVTLRARCTDAVREGTVFAHASVADPLVGEGRTPVEVTQSRLRE; encoded by the coding sequence ATGAGCCAGGAGCGTCTCGACGAACGAACCGAAACCACCTGCCCGCGGTGTGCGGTCGGGTGTCGGCTGCGGTACGACGAGGCAACCGGCCGCGCGACCGGGGTCGAGGGCGCGCGCGTCAATCGTGAAGGGCGGCTCTGTCCGAAGGGGATCGCGGCGTTCGAGGGTCTCGACGAGGATCGACTGACCACTCCCCTCGTGCGGCGCGACGGCGATCTCGAATCCGTTTCGTGGGAAGAAGCGCTCGATCGTGTCGCAAGCGGGATCGAGCGGGTCCGCGAGCGACACGGGCCGGACGCACTCGCTTTCTTTGGTGCGCCGCGATGCACGAACGAGGAGAACTACCTCCTCCAGAAGATCGCGCGCTCGCTCGGCACCAACAACGCCGACAACCGCGCGCGGAGCTGTCACGACGCGACCGCGGAGGCGATGGAAGCACGACTCGGCTCGGGTGGGACCACCAACAGCCTCGACGACCTCGCCGAGGCCGATGTCTTCCTCGTCGCCGGCGCGAACCCAGCCGAGCGCCAGCCGATCGCGTTCGATCGGTGTGTCCGGCCGGCGGTCAACGACGGTGCGGCCCTGCTCCATCTCGATCCCCGGGCGAACCGGACGACACGACTCGCGACACAGCACCTCGCACCGCATCCGGGGCGCGACGCACTCGCGGTGGCGCTGCTCGTCCGAGCGATCCTCGATGCGGGGCTCGAAGATCGGGCGTTCGTCGCGGAGCGCACGACGGGGTTCGACGCGTTCGCCCGCTCGATGGAGCGCTTCGACGTCGCGGCGGACGCCGAGCGAGCGGGACTCGACCCTGCGGCGGTGCGCGAGGCGGCCGAGACGTTCGGCGAGGCCGACCGCGCCGCCGTCGTCACCGGAACGGGAATCGAGGACGACGAGGGCACGACCCCGAACGCGCTGCTCGATCTCCTCCTCGTCACCGGGAACCTCGGCAAGCGCGGGGTGGGGATGAACCCCTTTCGCGGCCTCGTGAACGAACAGGGTGCGAGCGATATGGGTGCGCGACCGGACTGCCTGCCGGGCGAAGCGCCCGTCTCGGACGCCGACGCCCGCGCGCGCGTCGCCGCCGAGTGGGGCGTCGAGCCACCTGCCGAGTCTGGACGATCCGAGCCCGATCTCGTCAGGGAGTTCGGATCGGGAGTTCGGGGCGCGTTCGTGCTCGGGGAGAACCCCGCGGTGAACCGACTCGACGACGCGACCTCGGAGCGGCTGTTCGCCGACCTCGATTTCCTCGCCGTTCAGGATGTCGCGCCGAACGAAACCACCGCGTTCGCCGACGTGGTGCTCCCGGCGAGCGCGTGGGCGGAAAAGGAGGGCACCGTGACCAACCTCGACCGGCAGGTCCAGGCGCTCCGCCCCGCCGCGTCGCCGCCGGGACGAGCGCGGCGCGACTTCGACGTTCTCGCCGATCTCGGCGCTCGGCTCACCGACATCGATTTCGAGTACGACGGGCCGCCAGCGGTGTTCGACGAGATGACACGAGTGAACCCGCTCTACGCGGGGATGGAGTACGAGGGCGTCCTCGATGGCGGCGAGCGGTGGCCGTTTTCCGAGGGCGAAAGTGAGGGCCAAGACATTCTCCATCGGAAGCGATTCCGGACCGGACGGCAGCGCGCACCGCTCGAACCGATCGACGTGGCGGCAAGCGGGACGGCTGGGGACGATCGCGATTCGGGCGACGGGGACGGGCTCGTGTTGCTGACCGAAAGTCGGGTCGACGAAGACGCCGGCAGTCCGAGTGCTCGCCGGGAAGCGGCGACGGTGCAGATCAACCCCGCCGACGCCGCCACGCGTGACATCGTGGATGGCGCTCAAGTCGCCGTCGAGAGTGATCGTGGGACGGTTACACTCCGGGCTCGTTGCACCGACGCTGTCCGCGAGGGTACCGTGTTCGCCCACGCGAGCGTCGCGGACCCGCTCGTCGGCGAGGGACGCACTCCGGTCGAAGTAACGCAATCACGGCTCCGGGAGTAG
- the fdhF gene encoding formate dehydrogenase subunit alpha has protein sequence MSGKPTPESDPEGDPDTEKEGVAGFMARAREQAQEGMANATESDAFASVEHAVEGVAANTMSEGRLFDVADALSDYRLNEVDVTDTTCGYCAVGCRFDVYSKDGEVLGTRPNPEKAPINGISTCVKGKFSYGYVDSDDRLTQPLVKEDGEFREASWDEALSRVKEGLDGIQQEYGSDAISLVASSKATNEDNYVMQRFAREVLGTNNIDNCNRLCHAATVEGLSDTFGFGAASTGLTALEDTDCYVLVGSNTTEAHPVFGTRIKQNVRDGADLLVFDPRKTQIAEYADQFTRVEPGYDTTWINGMIRYILAEDLHDEEFIAEHVDGLEKIRESVEEFTPEFVEEKAGIPPEELKSAAETIATADSCMFGWTLGLVEHSHGTDNIYAIANLALITGHMGGPKSGVSPFRGQNNVQGGGGDMGPLPNNFPGYQPVTDEENREKFAEQWGMEMDEMPAEEGYRLTEMFLAADDDDLKGMFIQGENPQISEPNIGHATEVLEDLDFLAVQDIFLTETAEYADVVLPATSTVESNGTYTSSSRHVQLVKRAIEPKGNAKPDWEITQALAARFGYDWGFDSPSDIMDEIADLTPIYGGISHERLETEGGIPWPCQSEDDDGTPYLYADGFHAVEDSEKAQMHVADAIEPGETPDEEFPLVMTSGRVLYQYHTGTMTLREEGLDAYSAESFVEIHPQTAAEYGVADGETVTLTSRHGATAVRAETTDRPSPGEVFVPMHYLEGGANNLTKEEPLDGPSRAPEYKVTDVQVTLEGGSTEGERPPAESDERPPAETDSGSDERPAASDD, from the coding sequence ATGTCCGGGAAACCCACACCCGAGTCCGATCCGGAAGGCGATCCCGACACCGAAAAGGAGGGCGTCGCGGGCTTCATGGCCCGTGCGCGTGAGCAGGCCCAGGAGGGGATGGCGAACGCAACCGAGAGCGACGCGTTCGCGTCGGTCGAGCACGCCGTCGAGGGCGTCGCCGCGAACACGATGTCGGAAGGCCGACTGTTCGACGTCGCGGACGCCCTCAGCGACTACCGACTCAACGAGGTCGACGTCACCGACACTACCTGCGGGTACTGCGCGGTGGGGTGTCGGTTCGACGTCTACTCGAAGGACGGTGAGGTGCTCGGGACGCGGCCGAACCCGGAGAAGGCCCCGATCAACGGTATCTCGACCTGTGTGAAAGGGAAGTTCAGCTACGGCTACGTCGACAGCGACGACCGGCTGACCCAGCCGCTCGTGAAGGAGGACGGTGAGTTCCGCGAGGCGTCGTGGGACGAGGCGCTCTCGCGAGTGAAGGAGGGGCTCGACGGGATTCAGCAGGAGTATGGTTCGGACGCGATCAGTCTGGTGGCCTCCTCGAAGGCGACCAACGAGGACAACTACGTGATGCAGCGGTTCGCCCGCGAGGTCTTGGGAACGAACAACATCGACAACTGCAACCGGCTGTGTCACGCCGCGACCGTCGAGGGGCTCTCGGACACGTTCGGGTTCGGGGCGGCCTCGACAGGGTTGACAGCGCTCGAAGACACCGACTGCTACGTGCTCGTCGGCTCGAACACCACCGAGGCCCACCCGGTGTTCGGGACGCGGATCAAACAGAACGTCCGGGACGGCGCGGATTTGCTCGTCTTCGACCCACGGAAGACTCAGATCGCCGAATACGCCGATCAGTTCACCCGCGTCGAACCCGGCTACGACACGACGTGGATCAACGGGATGATCCGGTACATCCTCGCCGAAGACCTCCACGACGAGGAGTTCATCGCGGAGCACGTCGACGGGTTGGAGAAGATCAGAGAGAGTGTCGAGGAGTTCACGCCCGAGTTCGTCGAGGAGAAGGCAGGCATCCCGCCCGAGGAGCTGAAGAGTGCGGCCGAGACGATCGCCACCGCCGATTCGTGCATGTTCGGCTGGACGCTCGGACTGGTCGAGCACTCCCACGGGACGGACAACATCTACGCGATCGCGAACCTCGCGCTGATCACGGGTCACATGGGTGGGCCGAAAAGCGGCGTCAGCCCGTTCCGCGGCCAGAACAACGTCCAGGGCGGTGGCGGTGACATGGGGCCGCTCCCGAACAACTTCCCGGGCTATCAGCCGGTGACTGACGAGGAGAACCGTGAGAAGTTCGCCGAGCAGTGGGGAATGGAGATGGACGAAATGCCCGCCGAGGAGGGGTATCGCCTGACCGAGATGTTTCTGGCTGCCGACGATGACGATCTCAAAGGGATGTTCATCCAGGGCGAGAATCCCCAGATCTCCGAGCCGAACATCGGCCACGCGACGGAGGTCCTCGAAGATCTCGACTTTCTCGCGGTCCAGGACATCTTCCTCACCGAAACTGCCGAATACGCCGACGTGGTGCTCCCGGCGACCTCGACCGTCGAATCGAACGGGACGTACACGAGTTCGTCCCGCCACGTGCAGCTCGTCAAGCGCGCGATCGAGCCGAAGGGGAACGCGAAGCCGGACTGGGAGATCACCCAGGCGCTCGCGGCACGCTTCGGCTACGACTGGGGGTTCGACTCGCCGTCGGACATCATGGACGAGATCGCGGATCTGACACCGATCTACGGCGGGATCAGTCACGAACGCCTCGAAACGGAGGGTGGGATTCCGTGGCCGTGTCAGAGCGAGGACGACGATGGCACGCCCTACCTCTACGCCGACGGCTTCCATGCGGTCGAGGACAGCGAGAAGGCCCAGATGCACGTCGCCGACGCGATCGAACCCGGCGAGACGCCCGACGAGGAGTTCCCGCTGGTGATGACCTCTGGACGAGTTCTCTACCAGTACCACACCGGCACGATGACGCTCCGGGAGGAGGGGCTCGACGCGTACTCCGCCGAAAGCTTCGTCGAGATCCATCCGCAGACTGCGGCGGAGTACGGCGTCGCCGATGGCGAGACCGTCACGCTGACCTCGCGCCACGGAGCGACCGCGGTGCGCGCCGAGACGACCGATCGCCCGAGTCCGGGCGAGGTGTTCGTCCCGATGCACTACCTCGAAGGGGGGGCAAACAACCTGACCAAGGAGGAACCGCTCGACGGGCCGAGCCGCGCGCCCGAGTACAAGGTCACTGACGTTCAGGTGACGCTGGAGGGTGGATCGACGGAGGGAGAGCGGCCACCCGCCGAGAGCGACGAACGGCCGCCCGCCGAAACGGACTCCGGAAGTGACGAACGACCGGCAGCGTCGGACGACTGA